The Rhodococcus sp. ABRD24 genome contains the following window.
GGCACTGTCCCCGCTGAGCCCGGACAAGACGGTCGGTTACGTCGAGGTCCCCTTCTCCGGCACCTTCGAGAACGTCGACACCGAACTGATCGACCAGATCGACGCCGCCGCGCAGGTCGCGCGTGACGCCGGGCTCACGGTCAAGGTCAGCGGCAGCGCTGCACAGGCTCCCGAGATGCCGGGTGGATCCGCCGAGCTGATCGGCCTGGCCGTCGCCGCGGTCGTCCTGCTGCTCACCTTCGGTTCCCTCGTCGCTGCCGGGCTGCCGCTGATCGCCGCGATCATCGGTGTCGGCATCGGCAGCCTCGGTATCACCATCGCAACCGGATTCACCGAGCTCGGATCGATGACCCCGACTCTGGCGGTGATGATCGGCCTCGCCGTGGCCATCGACTACTCGCTGTTCATCGTCTCCCGTTTCAGGCACGAGGTCAGTGTCAGCGGTAACCACGAGGAGGCTGCGGGCCGCGCGGTCGGCACCGCCGGTTCGGCAGTCGTGTTCGCCGGCCTGACGGTGATCATCGCGCTCGTCGCGCTCCGCGTCGTCGGCATCAAGTTCCTCAGCGACATGGGCCTGGCCGCGGCTTTTGCGGTGCTCGTGGCGGTGCTCGTGGCGCTCACCTTCCTGCCGGCCTTCCTGGGTTTGCTGGGCCGTAAGGCGTTCGCCGGCAAGGTTCCGTTCGTCAAGGCTCCGGATCCGGAGGCCGAAGACGCGGTTCCCGGCGCGGCCGCCCGCTATGCCGGCTGGGTCGCCCGCAAGCCCGCGATCCCGCTGATCGCCGGCATCGTCGTCCTCGGCGCGCTGGCACTGCCGGCCGCCGGACTCAAGCTAGCTCTGCCTTCGGAGAGCACCGGCGACCCCGCCACCAGCTCGCGGCAGGCTTACGACCTGGTGTCCGACGCGTTCGGACCCGGCCGCAACGCCCCGCTGCTCGTCGTCGTCGACGCCAGGGACGCCACTGTCCCGGCGCCGGAGGCCTTCGGTCAGGTGGTCCGGACCATCTCGGAGCAGGACGATGTCGTCAATGCTCAGATCGTGGCGATGAACCAGGCCGGGGACACCGCACAGATCCTGGTGACTCCCGGCAGTGCACCGGCCGACGCGAAGACCATCGACCTGATGCAGTCCATCCGTGACGGTGAGGGCGCGCTCAACGAACAGATCGGCGTCCACTACGGCGTCACCGGACAGACCGCGCTCGAGACCGATGTCTCGGACCGCCTGCTCGACGCCCTGGTGCCGTACCTGATCATCGTGGTCGGG
Protein-coding sequences here:
- a CDS encoding MMPL family transporter, with protein sequence MATYLYRIGRFAYRRKGTVLSIWLAILVLMGVGAATLSGPTNDSFSIPGTPAQKAQDLMAERFPDSAKDPFSSISARYVFAAPEGQTLDSPENQAAMDATLAQVRGIALVDPAAKVDPATASPEAAQGALVNPVVADAGLTQKLAAQAEQTGKPLDVARADAAALSPLSPDKTVGYVEVPFSGTFENVDTELIDQIDAAAQVARDAGLTVKVSGSAAQAPEMPGGSAELIGLAVAAVVLLLTFGSLVAAGLPLIAAIIGVGIGSLGITIATGFTELGSMTPTLAVMIGLAVAIDYSLFIVSRFRHEVSVSGNHEEAAGRAVGTAGSAVVFAGLTVIIALVALRVVGIKFLSDMGLAAAFAVLVAVLVALTFLPAFLGLLGRKAFAGKVPFVKAPDPEAEDAVPGAAARYAGWVARKPAIPLIAGIVVLGALALPAAGLKLALPSESTGDPATSSRQAYDLVSDAFGPGRNAPLLVVVDARDATVPAPEAFGQVVRTISEQDDVVNAQIVAMNQAGDTAQILVTPGSAPADAKTIDLMQSIRDGEGALNEQIGVHYGVTGQTALETDVSDRLLDALVPYLIIVVGLAFILLMLVFRSILVPLTAALGFLLSVAATFGATVAIFQEGWGGLIANPQPLVSFMPIFLIGVVFGLAMDYQVFLVTRMREEYVHGASAKGAMTIGFSHGARVVTAAALIMISVFGAFMLEPNSFIKSIGFALAAAVLFDAFIVRMVIIPSLMALMGDKAWWLPKWLDKILPNVDIEGEKLARALPRDKRELEDATVS